A genomic window from Chitinophaga pollutisoli includes:
- a CDS encoding DNA translocase FtsK 4TM domain-containing protein: protein MAGNKLKSEKKEPKKKKVEAPAPNPDVLKPDKEPEVKVRELVKDERTHKVLGAVFLLLSLYCFIAFTSYLFTWEEDQDKVFRYSSSVLFRDDVEVDNLLGRLGAFTSHWFFYKGFGIASYLFTYFFFIIGINFIVGRRVFRFWRNVKYILFGLLFLSMTFAFLTGKSAFPWGGALGDALNKWVSGFLGKTGTGLLLITSGICWLIWKFNLDFKWPEKQPKPAKAVTPAYAEEEAEDEGMEEDYRNAPSINDRYNGLKGDAAPVFKEEIEEFDPALQLVEREEPAPFATEPPPFQMPEPEPEDLALEELKLTIHETEPEPAPQPPVDATPAPIPLDIPPPRRANHA from the coding sequence ATGGCAGGAAACAAACTGAAATCAGAGAAGAAAGAACCGAAAAAGAAGAAAGTGGAGGCACCGGCTCCCAATCCCGACGTGCTCAAGCCGGACAAGGAACCGGAAGTGAAAGTGCGGGAACTGGTGAAGGATGAGCGCACGCACAAAGTGCTGGGTGCGGTTTTCCTGTTGTTGTCGCTGTATTGTTTTATCGCGTTCACCTCTTATCTTTTTACCTGGGAAGAAGATCAGGATAAGGTATTCCGCTATTCCTCGTCCGTTTTGTTCCGCGACGATGTGGAGGTGGACAACCTGCTGGGCAGGCTCGGTGCGTTTACATCGCACTGGTTTTTCTATAAAGGTTTCGGCATTGCGTCGTACCTGTTTACCTATTTCTTTTTCATTATCGGGATTAATTTCATCGTCGGCCGGAGGGTTTTCCGTTTCTGGCGGAATGTGAAATACATCCTATTCGGATTGCTGTTCCTCAGCATGACGTTCGCGTTCCTGACCGGTAAATCCGCGTTCCCCTGGGGCGGCGCCCTGGGCGATGCGCTGAACAAATGGGTGAGTGGCTTCCTCGGTAAAACCGGGACCGGCCTGCTGCTGATCACTTCCGGCATTTGCTGGCTCATCTGGAAATTCAACCTGGATTTCAAATGGCCGGAAAAGCAACCCAAACCTGCCAAGGCCGTTACTCCGGCGTATGCGGAAGAAGAAGCGGAAGATGAAGGGATGGAAGAAGATTACCGGAACGCACCCAGCATCAATGATCGCTATAACGGCTTGAAAGGCGATGCCGCGCCCGTTTTCAAGGAAGAAATAGAGGAATTCGACCCGGCTTTGCAATTGGTGGAGCGGGAGGAACCGGCCCCCTTCGCCACGGAGCCTCCGCCGTTCCAGATGCCTGAACCGGAACCGGAAGACCTGGCGCTGGAGGAATTGAAACTCACCATCCACGAAACGGAACCCGAGCCAGCGCCGCAACCGCCCGTTGACGCAACTCCCGCGCCGATTCCGCTCGACATTCCGCCCCCGCGCCGCGCAAACCACGCGTAG
- a CDS encoding S46 family peptidase — MRQSIKLYLLLGAFIAIRLSASATEGMWLPHLLGSLNEKEMKGMGLKINASDIYNVNKGSLKDAIVSFGGFCTGEIISSKGLLLTNHHCGYDAIQKHSSLQNNYLDNGFWARTQREELPNPGLTATFIVRIEDVTKQALAGVNPGAGERERQSAIDKNLSAIKSGANKASWQDVLIKPFFESNQYFLFVTETYKDVRLVGAPPSSIGKFGADTDNLDVAPAYRRLLHVPGICGERQ; from the coding sequence ATGCGGCAATCTATCAAACTATACCTGCTGCTGGGGGCTTTTATCGCCATCCGCTTATCCGCTTCCGCTACGGAAGGGATGTGGCTACCCCACCTGCTGGGCTCGCTGAACGAGAAGGAAATGAAGGGAATGGGACTAAAAATCAACGCGTCAGACATTTATAATGTCAATAAAGGCAGTTTGAAAGATGCCATTGTCAGCTTCGGAGGATTCTGCACCGGGGAGATCATCTCGTCAAAAGGCCTGCTCCTCACTAACCACCACTGCGGCTACGACGCCATCCAGAAACATTCTTCCCTCCAAAACAATTACCTCGACAACGGCTTCTGGGCCCGCACACAGCGTGAGGAACTGCCCAATCCGGGCCTCACCGCTACTTTTATCGTCCGCATCGAAGACGTGACCAAACAAGCCCTCGCAGGCGTAAACCCGGGAGCGGGAGAACGCGAACGGCAGTCGGCCATCGATAAAAACCTCTCCGCCATCAAGTCTGGCGCAAATAAAGCATCCTGGCAGGATGTGCTCATCAAGCCGTTTTTCGAATCCAACCAGTATTTCCTATTCGTGACCGAGACGTATAAAGACGTCCGCCTCGTGGGCGCGCCGCCTTCTTCCATCGGTAAATTCGGCGCGGATACCGACAATCTGGATGTGGCCCCGGCATACCGGCGACTTCTCCATGTTCCGGGTATATGCGGGGAAAGACAATAA
- a CDS encoding S46 family peptidase, with product MWPRHTGDFSMFRVYAGKDNKPADYSAENVPLQPKHFLPISLDGVAENDFTMVFGFPGRTNEYLPSRAMQLIVEGQDPARVGMRDAALKVIDGYMRKDGQIKIQYAAKQASTANAWKKWIGEMQGVRATGGIERKLAYEKRFTGLVQASPAFRNEYGGLLDSLNNLYNDLAPYAVARDYYTELVRNVEMFTLANNLVNLLQETRAAGEDQYPALREKFLASAQTSFKNYNLDVDRDVATALFDLYFKEVPSNKIGGEAYQIWMETNKDGKTTANKLYSQSALISFDALKAFVERPYATVATDIWKDPATRFLIGLRNGYAELVSKPHDAIQSDINRLQRRYMQAQMDVLKDRRFYPDANSTLRLTYGKVDGYAPRDAVQYDFMTTLDGVMEKYKPGDYEFDVPEKLRQLHAAKDYGQYGQNGKMPVCFIASNHTTGGNSGSPALDGYGNLIGLNFDRTWEGTMSDINYDASICRNIMVDIRYVLFVVDKFAGAKHLIEEMKLVHPKKAKVVPMRKKAA from the coding sequence ATGTGGCCCCGGCATACCGGCGACTTCTCCATGTTCCGGGTATATGCGGGGAAAGACAATAAACCGGCCGATTACAGCGCTGAAAACGTGCCCCTGCAGCCGAAACACTTCCTGCCCATTTCGCTCGACGGCGTGGCGGAAAACGACTTTACCATGGTGTTCGGGTTTCCCGGCCGTACGAACGAATACCTGCCTTCCCGCGCCATGCAACTGATCGTGGAAGGGCAGGATCCCGCCCGCGTAGGCATGCGCGACGCAGCGCTCAAAGTGATCGACGGGTATATGCGCAAAGACGGGCAGATCAAGATCCAGTACGCCGCCAAGCAGGCGTCAACTGCCAATGCCTGGAAAAAATGGATCGGGGAGATGCAGGGTGTGCGCGCGACCGGGGGTATCGAACGGAAACTGGCGTATGAGAAACGCTTCACCGGGCTGGTGCAGGCCAGCCCCGCGTTCCGCAACGAATACGGCGGGCTGCTCGATTCGCTCAATAATCTTTACAACGACCTCGCGCCTTATGCCGTGGCCCGGGATTATTACACCGAGCTCGTCCGCAACGTGGAAATGTTCACCCTGGCCAATAACCTGGTGAACCTCCTGCAGGAGACCCGCGCCGCCGGCGAAGATCAATACCCGGCTTTGCGGGAAAAATTCCTCGCTTCCGCACAAACTTCCTTTAAAAACTACAACCTGGATGTAGACCGCGACGTGGCTACCGCACTGTTTGATCTTTACTTCAAGGAGGTGCCCTCCAACAAGATCGGCGGCGAAGCCTACCAGATCTGGATGGAAACGAATAAAGACGGGAAAACCACGGCCAACAAGCTCTACAGCCAATCCGCGCTGATCTCCTTCGACGCGCTGAAAGCGTTCGTGGAGCGCCCCTACGCTACCGTGGCCACCGATATCTGGAAAGACCCCGCCACAAGGTTCCTCATCGGCCTGCGCAATGGCTACGCCGAACTGGTGAGCAAACCGCACGACGCCATCCAGTCCGACATCAACCGCCTCCAGCGCCGTTACATGCAGGCGCAAATGGATGTGCTGAAAGACCGCCGCTTCTATCCCGATGCCAACAGCACCCTGCGCCTGACTTACGGAAAAGTGGACGGATACGCGCCCCGCGACGCGGTGCAATACGATTTCATGACCACGCTCGACGGCGTGATGGAAAAATACAAACCCGGCGATTACGAGTTCGACGTCCCCGAAAAACTCCGCCAGCTCCATGCCGCCAAAGATTACGGCCAGTACGGGCAGAATGGTAAAATGCCGGTGTGCTTCATCGCTTCCAACCATACGACCGGCGGTAATTCCGGCAGCCCGGCCCTGGACGGGTACGGCAACCTCATCGGCCTCAATTTCGACCGCACCTGGGAAGGCACGATGAGCGACATTAACTACGATGCCTCCATCTGCCGCAACATCATGGTGGATATCCGCTACGTATTATTCGTAGTGGACAAATTCGCCGGTGCCAAACACCTGATCGAAGAGATGAAACTCGTACATCCCAAGAAAGCGAAAGTGGTGCCCATGCGCAAAAAGGCGGCATAG
- a CDS encoding FecR domain-containing protein, which yields MQEERLRYLLGLHLHGRTSAAEAEELNALLQDESKAALFIPILSEMMAASPAAADYDAGCWESVRQRILEADAGVQLAPQRRTWWKWAAAAVVAGILATGAWQYTHREKLPAAAVSMEGRYKNDVPPGGNRASLMLANGDVIDLDAAADGKLAQQGTTRISKLQDGQVAYNEDEDATVAAWNTLTTPRGGQFRLTLPDGTQVWLNAASSLRFPTAFVGKERIVELTGEAYFEVAKDAGKPFIVKAAGGMDVQVLGTHFNVAAYEEEPSSTVTLLEGAVTVNRQQLEPGQQAIRQNGHIRIRPADTEQAVAWKNGYFSFNDADITTVMKELERWYDIKVQYDTDASKLRFGGGIQRSLPLSSVLKILEKYQVKFRIDGRVITVIP from the coding sequence ATGCAGGAAGAAAGACTGAGGTATTTACTTGGTTTGCACCTTCATGGCCGTACATCTGCGGCCGAAGCGGAAGAACTCAACGCATTGTTGCAGGACGAAAGTAAAGCAGCTCTTTTTATACCCATTTTGTCTGAAATGATGGCGGCGTCGCCCGCGGCGGCGGATTATGATGCCGGCTGCTGGGAATCGGTGCGGCAGCGCATCCTGGAGGCGGATGCCGGCGTGCAGCTTGCACCCCAGCGGCGCACCTGGTGGAAATGGGCGGCAGCGGCCGTGGTGGCGGGGATTCTGGCAACGGGAGCCTGGCAGTATACACATCGGGAAAAATTGCCCGCTGCGGCGGTTTCGATGGAAGGGCGGTATAAAAACGACGTTCCGCCCGGCGGCAACCGCGCTTCGCTGATGCTGGCCAACGGTGATGTGATCGACCTGGACGCGGCGGCGGATGGAAAGCTGGCGCAACAAGGCACCACCCGGATCAGCAAGTTGCAGGACGGGCAGGTGGCGTATAACGAAGACGAAGATGCAACCGTAGCGGCCTGGAACACGCTTACGACGCCAAGGGGCGGGCAATTCCGGCTGACGCTGCCCGACGGCACGCAGGTCTGGCTCAACGCCGCCAGCTCCTTACGCTTCCCGACGGCGTTTGTAGGGAAGGAGCGGATCGTGGAGCTGACTGGCGAAGCGTATTTCGAAGTAGCGAAGGATGCCGGAAAGCCCTTCATCGTAAAAGCTGCTGGTGGGATGGACGTGCAGGTGTTGGGGACGCACTTCAATGTGGCGGCTTATGAAGAAGAGCCCTCGTCCACCGTTACCCTCCTCGAAGGTGCGGTGACCGTCAACCGGCAACAACTGGAGCCGGGCCAGCAGGCGATCAGGCAGAACGGGCACATCCGCATCAGGCCGGCGGATACTGAGCAGGCGGTAGCCTGGAAAAACGGGTACTTCAGTTTCAACGACGCGGATATAACTACCGTGATGAAGGAATTGGAGCGCTGGTACGACATCAAGGTCCAATATGACACGGATGCGTCGAAACTCCGCTTCGGCGGCGGTATCCAGCGGAGCCTGCCATTGAGCAGCGTGTTGAAAATACTGGAGAAATACCAGGTGAAATTCAGGATAGACGGACGGGTAATCACCGTCATACCATAA
- a CDS encoding outer membrane lipoprotein carrier protein LolA encodes MIKKTVFTGLILCGLMGGAVAQTGKNDPKAKAVLDNVSKKFKSLKSVIANFVLKVEGANNSISDSRKGSVYVKGTKYKVVMGDQEIISDNKTSWTYAKDVNEVTINNVDQSSQGMTPAKIFTNFYDKDFLYKLNGETTEKGKVLQNIELTPTDKSKPFFKVLIDVDKKTSTLARMKVFEKNGNRYTYEINSFQPNGAVTDEMFTFDAKKHPGVEVVDLR; translated from the coding sequence ATGATCAAGAAAACGGTATTTACGGGCCTGATTCTTTGCGGATTGATGGGCGGCGCTGTGGCACAAACCGGGAAAAACGATCCCAAAGCCAAGGCGGTGCTGGACAATGTGAGCAAGAAATTCAAGTCCCTCAAATCTGTTATCGCCAATTTCGTATTGAAAGTAGAAGGCGCCAACAACAGCATATCCGATTCCAGGAAGGGATCTGTATACGTGAAAGGCACGAAATATAAAGTGGTGATGGGTGACCAGGAAATCATCAGCGACAATAAAACCTCCTGGACATATGCCAAAGATGTGAATGAAGTGACCATCAACAACGTGGATCAAAGCAGCCAGGGCATGACGCCGGCGAAGATTTTCACCAATTTCTACGATAAGGATTTCCTGTACAAACTGAACGGCGAAACCACCGAGAAAGGGAAGGTGTTGCAGAATATCGAACTGACGCCGACGGACAAATCCAAGCCTTTCTTCAAAGTGCTGATCGATGTGGACAAGAAAACATCCACCCTGGCGCGGATGAAAGTATTTGAGAAAAACGGCAACCGGTATACATATGAAATCAACAGTTTCCAGCCGAACGGTGCGGTAACGGATGAGATGTTCACGTTCGACGCGAAAAAGCATCCTGGTGTGGAAGTAGTGGATCTCAGGTAA
- a CDS encoding DNA translocase FtsK — MAFEIKPVYEDPTDEEVEEIVPVRETVPVDPYEPTLDLRDYKYPALDLLENHGSDKIVQDASELEKNKNQIIDTLKNYDISIQKISATVGPTVTLYEIVPAAGVRISRIKNLEDDIALSLSALGIRIIAPIPGRGTIGIEVPNVKKTIVSLRNMLASDKFQHSQMDLPIAIGKKIDNENFIADLAKMPHLLMAGATGQGKSVGINTLLVSLLYKKHPSQLKFVLVDPKKVELSLYKLIEKHFLAKLPGEEDAIITDTKKVVHTLNALCIEMDLRYDLLKEAGTRNIREYNAKFTQRRLNPQKGHRYLPFIVLVIDEFADLIMTAGKEVEMPIARLAQLARAVGIHLIIATQRPSVNIITGTIKANFPARIAFKVSSKIDSRTILDTGGAEQLIGQGDMLISFNGEVVRLQCAFVDTPEVESVAEFIGEQRGYPDAFLLPEYIDEKDMEGKDFSLADRDPLFEEAARVIVQNQQGSTSLLQRRMKLGYNRAGRLMDQLEAAGIVGPNMGSKARDVIVKSESDLEEILNSML; from the coding sequence GTGGCCTTCGAGATCAAGCCGGTGTACGAAGATCCGACAGACGAAGAAGTGGAAGAAATCGTGCCCGTCCGCGAAACAGTGCCGGTAGACCCCTACGAGCCTACCCTCGACCTGCGCGACTACAAGTATCCCGCGCTCGACCTGCTGGAGAACCACGGGTCCGACAAGATCGTGCAGGATGCTTCGGAGCTGGAAAAGAACAAGAACCAGATCATCGACACCCTCAAGAACTACGATATTTCTATCCAGAAGATCAGCGCTACCGTTGGGCCTACTGTTACCCTGTACGAGATCGTACCGGCGGCGGGCGTCCGCATCTCCCGGATCAAAAACCTGGAGGACGATATCGCCCTGAGCCTTTCCGCGCTCGGAATCCGTATCATCGCGCCCATTCCCGGCCGCGGTACGATCGGGATCGAGGTGCCGAACGTGAAAAAGACCATCGTTTCGCTGCGCAATATGCTGGCATCGGATAAATTCCAGCACAGCCAGATGGACCTTCCCATCGCTATCGGCAAGAAAATCGACAACGAAAACTTTATCGCCGACCTCGCCAAAATGCCCCACCTGCTCATGGCGGGTGCCACGGGACAAGGTAAATCCGTGGGTATTAATACCTTGCTCGTTTCGCTGCTGTACAAGAAACACCCGTCGCAGCTGAAGTTCGTGCTGGTAGACCCGAAGAAGGTGGAGCTGAGTTTGTATAAACTGATCGAGAAGCACTTTTTGGCGAAACTGCCGGGAGAGGAAGACGCGATCATCACCGATACCAAAAAAGTGGTGCATACGCTGAACGCGCTTTGTATCGAAATGGATCTGCGGTACGACCTGCTGAAGGAAGCCGGTACGCGCAACATCCGCGAATACAACGCCAAGTTCACCCAGCGCCGCCTCAATCCGCAGAAGGGCCACCGTTACCTGCCGTTCATCGTACTGGTGATTGATGAGTTCGCCGACCTGATCATGACGGCAGGGAAGGAAGTGGAGATGCCGATCGCCCGCCTGGCGCAGCTGGCGCGCGCCGTGGGCATCCACCTTATCATCGCCACGCAGCGCCCGTCGGTGAATATCATTACGGGTACGATCAAGGCGAACTTCCCGGCGCGTATTGCGTTCAAGGTGTCGTCCAAGATCGACTCCCGCACTATCCTGGACACAGGCGGGGCTGAGCAGCTCATCGGGCAGGGGGACATGCTCATTTCCTTTAACGGGGAAGTGGTACGCCTCCAGTGCGCCTTCGTGGATACGCCGGAAGTGGAAAGCGTGGCCGAATTTATCGGCGAGCAGCGCGGTTACCCGGATGCGTTCCTGCTGCCGGAATATATCGACGAAAAAGACATGGAAGGGAAGGATTTCAGCCTGGCCGACCGCGATCCGCTGTTCGAGGAAGCTGCGCGCGTGATCGTACAGAACCAGCAGGGATCGACCTCATTATTGCAACGCCGGATGAAACTGGGCTACAACAGGGCAGGCAGGCTGATGGACCAGCTGGAAGCCGCCGGGATCGTGGGGCCGAACATGGGCAGCAAGGCGCGCGACGTGATCGTGAAATCGGAATCGGACCTGGAAGAGATCCTCAATAGTATGTTATAA
- the lpdA gene encoding dihydrolipoyl dehydrogenase has protein sequence MAYDVIVIGSGPGGYVAAIRASQLGLKTAVVERENLGGICLNWGCIPTKALLKSAQVMEYIQHSKDYGVTVGDAKADFPAVIKRSRGAADKMSKGVQFLMKKNKIDVILGNGKLKAKGQVEVTDKDGKATVHEAKHIILATGARSRELPNLKIDGKSVIGYREAMNLPTQPKSMIVVGSGAIGVEFAYFYATMGTKVTIVEFMPRIVPVEDEDISKELEKIYKKKGIDVMTNASVEAVEATKTGVKAKVKTASGEVTLEADVVLSAVGITANIENIGLETLGVKTDKGKVLVDKYYATNVAGVYAIGDIVPGQALAHVASREAIIAVEAIAYNEKKYNHKPTPVDYNNVPGCTYSTPEIASVGYTEKAAKEAGYEVKVGKFPYSASGKAVGAGATEGFVKVIFDAKYGEWLGTHMIGANVTEAIVQTVTARTLETTYQEVLNSIHPHPTMAEAVKDAIEAAYGEAIHL, from the coding sequence ATGGCATACGACGTAATCGTAATTGGTAGCGGTCCCGGTGGATACGTGGCAGCTATCCGGGCTTCACAACTGGGTTTAAAAACAGCGGTAGTAGAACGGGAGAATTTGGGCGGTATCTGTTTGAACTGGGGATGTATCCCAACCAAGGCATTGTTGAAATCTGCGCAGGTAATGGAATATATCCAGCATTCCAAAGATTACGGCGTGACCGTAGGCGACGCGAAGGCTGATTTTCCGGCGGTAATCAAGCGTTCCCGCGGAGCGGCCGACAAAATGAGCAAGGGCGTTCAGTTCCTCATGAAGAAGAACAAAATCGACGTGATCCTTGGCAACGGTAAACTGAAAGCGAAAGGGCAGGTGGAAGTGACCGATAAAGACGGCAAAGCCACGGTTCATGAAGCCAAACATATCATCCTGGCTACCGGCGCACGTTCCCGCGAGCTGCCAAACCTGAAAATCGACGGCAAATCCGTTATCGGATATCGCGAAGCCATGAACCTGCCCACGCAGCCCAAAAGCATGATCGTGGTAGGTTCCGGCGCCATCGGCGTGGAATTCGCGTACTTCTATGCTACCATGGGCACGAAAGTGACCATCGTTGAATTCATGCCGCGCATCGTGCCGGTGGAAGACGAGGATATCTCCAAAGAACTCGAAAAAATCTACAAAAAGAAAGGCATCGACGTAATGACCAACGCTTCCGTAGAAGCCGTGGAAGCCACCAAAACCGGTGTTAAAGCCAAGGTAAAAACCGCCTCCGGCGAAGTAACCCTGGAAGCTGACGTGGTACTGAGCGCTGTGGGCATCACCGCCAACATCGAAAACATCGGCCTCGAAACCCTGGGCGTTAAAACCGACAAAGGCAAGGTGCTGGTAGATAAATACTACGCTACCAACGTAGCCGGCGTATACGCCATCGGCGACATCGTTCCCGGCCAGGCGCTGGCGCACGTAGCTTCCCGCGAAGCGATCATCGCCGTGGAAGCCATCGCTTACAACGAGAAGAAATACAACCATAAGCCCACGCCCGTTGATTACAACAACGTTCCGGGCTGTACCTACAGCACACCGGAAATCGCTTCCGTGGGTTATACCGAAAAAGCGGCCAAAGAAGCCGGTTACGAAGTGAAAGTGGGCAAATTCCCCTATTCCGCTTCCGGCAAGGCTGTTGGCGCCGGCGCTACCGAAGGTTTCGTAAAAGTGATTTTCGACGCCAAATACGGCGAATGGCTGGGTACCCACATGATCGGCGCGAACGTGACCGAAGCCATCGTACAAACCGTTACCGCACGCACCCTGGAAACCACTTACCAGGAAGTGCTCAACAGCATCCACCCGCACCCGACCATGGCCGAGGCGGTGAAAGATGCCATCGAAGCGGCTTACGGCGAGGCAATCCACCTGTAA
- a CDS encoding sigma-70 family RNA polymerase sigma factor has product MDQLLPIDINQLFHRISEGDEEAFGILFRHSVSALYPFILRMVKQQAAAEEVVQASFLRVWLSRDKLPGVEQPKAWLYKVVANECYTWMRKEAREMKLRAGSGVGEEVDDSLSAEIAMRETRRLIAEAVGHMPAQRKKIFTMSRQQGMSIPEIADALGLSPNSVKNTLVLALRDIRQYLVRHGRLIPFVMLLAGWKIFFEMIGPFPFGRILI; this is encoded by the coding sequence ATGGACCAACTATTGCCAATCGACATCAACCAACTGTTTCACCGGATCAGTGAAGGAGACGAGGAAGCGTTCGGTATTTTATTCCGGCATTCCGTTTCAGCGCTCTACCCGTTCATACTCCGCATGGTAAAACAACAGGCCGCCGCCGAAGAAGTGGTGCAGGCCTCGTTTTTGCGCGTATGGCTCAGCCGCGACAAGCTGCCCGGTGTGGAGCAGCCGAAAGCCTGGCTCTATAAAGTGGTGGCGAACGAATGTTATACCTGGATGCGCAAGGAGGCCCGGGAAATGAAGCTGCGCGCGGGTTCGGGAGTGGGCGAGGAGGTGGACGACAGTCTTTCCGCGGAAATCGCCATGCGGGAAACGCGGCGGCTGATTGCGGAAGCGGTGGGGCATATGCCGGCGCAGCGGAAGAAAATTTTTACCATGAGCCGGCAGCAGGGGATGAGCATCCCGGAGATCGCGGATGCGCTGGGATTATCGCCCAATTCTGTGAAAAATACACTGGTACTGGCATTGAGGGATATCCGGCAGTACCTGGTGCGTCATGGCAGGCTGATCCCTTTTGTAATGCTGCTGGCGGGATGGAAAATATTTTTTGAGATGATAGGTCCTTTCCCTTTCGGGCGGATTCTTATATAA